CGCCGCAACGGTTCGAGTCCCCCCCTGAGCACCACTCCCCGGGAGTGAAATGGCTCCAAAACCGCCAGGGATGTCGACACAGTCGCCCTGAGTTTCGCTCGGAAACTGACGCGGCGGGAATTTGACCCCGCACCATTTCCTCGAATCGTGGAACCGCCGCACCGCTCCATGTCGCCGAACGCCCTCGCCCAAGCCTTGCTCGAGTCCTATGCCCGCGACGGCGGCATCAACCACCTCGACGGCCCCAACCTGCCCTCGCAGGAGTCCGTGGCCGAGCTCGCGCGCGATTTCATGCACGTGCTCTTCCCAGGCTACTTCGAAGCCAGCTCGTTGAAGCAGGCGGACGTGGAGCACTGGCTCGGACAACAGCTGGCCAAGATCGCGCGTAATCTGCGCGCGGAAATCGAGAAATCCCTCCGCTTCGCCGGCCACGCCGACCCCGCAGCGAGCGCCGAGCGCGCCGCCGCCACCACACTCGCGCGCCTGCCGTCGATCCGCCGCATCATCCAAACCGACGTCAACGCCGCCTACACCGGCGATCCCGCCGCGCGCAGCTTCGAGGAAATCATCCTCGCCTACCCGTCGGTGCTCGTCGTCTCGCTGCAACGCATCGCGCACGTCCTCTACGAAGAAGGCGTGCCACTGCTGCCGCGCATGATCACGGAGTTCGCCCACGAGCGCACCGGCGTCGACATCCACCCGGGCGCCACGATTGGCACTCACTTCTTCATCGATCACGGCACCGGTGTGGTCATCGGCGAGACCGCCGTGATCGGCAATCACGTGAAAATCTACCAAGGCGTCACGCTCGGCGCGAAGTCCTTCGAGGTCGACGCCAACGGCCAGCCGATCAAGGGCGTGAAACGCCACCCGCAGATCGACGATCACGTCACCATCTACGCGCACGCCACGATCCTGGGCGGCACGACGCGCATCGGTGCGCACTCGGTCGTCGGCGCGAACGTCTGGCTGCTCGAATCCATTCCGGAAAACAGCATCGCCTACTACCAAGACACCAACCTCGTCGTCCGCCCGCGCCGCGCCAAGGAAGTCGTCCTCGGCGGCATCGAGGATTTCGACTGGTCGATCTGAA
This window of the Candidatus Didemnitutus sp. genome carries:
- a CDS encoding serine acetyltransferase, which codes for MSPNALAQALLESYARDGGINHLDGPNLPSQESVAELARDFMHVLFPGYFEASSLKQADVEHWLGQQLAKIARNLRAEIEKSLRFAGHADPAASAERAAATTLARLPSIRRIIQTDVNAAYTGDPAARSFEEIILAYPSVLVVSLQRIAHVLYEEGVPLLPRMITEFAHERTGVDIHPGATIGTHFFIDHGTGVVIGETAVIGNHVKIYQGVTLGAKSFEVDANGQPIKGVKRHPQIDDHVTIYAHATILGGTTRIGAHSVVGANVWLLESIPENSIAYYQDTNLVVRPRRAKEVVLGGIEDFDWSI